A genome region from Glycine max cultivar Williams 82 chromosome 3 unlocalized genomic scaffold, Glycine_max_v4.0 Gm03_scaffold_245, whole genome shotgun sequence includes the following:
- the LOC100818206 gene encoding ruBisCO-associated protein: MAETCDSNNKVIREYHHDASFMSRCDIFTDVTEYQLCLAYAGESGKGKFEPKWDTDNVTPQLIEQFKLNCDASGLPVKVFVSIGGDDPFKVAAGGADDWVLNATTTLHHIINEYHIDGIDVNYTTIQCNQTLFVNCIKGLIKGLREALCTTGFVASLAPDAATNETFYLPLYRSIDNSWIGTVVFQCFVDFEPLDPNRPVESLVRQVEKIVGEYDYYDSKILLGYSAIKEDWNKVSPPLFFLALNRLVHSWPRVKGASVKVISDTYAFIPPTWIPKLLSLAVSDAGKYP; encoded by the coding sequence atggcCGAAACCTGCGACTCCAACAATAAAGTGATCCGTGAATACCACCATGATGCTTCCTTTATGTCAAGGTGTGACATCTTTACTGATGTTACCGAGTACCAACTGTGTCTGGCATATGCCGGAGAATCTGGTAAAGGAAAGTTCGAACCTAAGTGGGACACAGACAATGTCACTCCCCAACTTATCGAGCAGTTCAAGCTAAATTGTGATGCCTCGGGTCTGCCAGTCAAAGTATTTGTCAGCATCGGAGGAGATGACCCCTTCAAAGTTGCTGCTGGTGGTGCCGATGATTGGGTTCTCAATGCCACAACCACACTCCACCACATCATCAACGAGTACCACATCGATGGAATCGATGTTAACTACACCACAATCCAGTGCAACCAAACATTGTTTGTTAACTGCATTAAGGGTCTCATAAAGGGCCTAAGGGAAGCTCTATGCACCACTGGGTTTGTGGCTTCCTTAGCTCCAGATGCTGCCACCAATGAGACTTTCTACTTGCCCTTGTACCGATCTATTGATAATTCTTGGATTGGAACTGTTGTGTTTCAGTGCTTCGTTGATTTCGAACCTCTAGATCCTAACAGACCAGTTGAAAGCTTGGTGCGCCAGGTTGAGAAGATAGTGGGAGAGTATGATTATTATGACTCTAAGATCTTGCTTGGCTACAGCGCCATTAAGGAGGATTGGAATAAAGTTTCACCACCCCTCTTCTTTCTTGCTCTCAATCGCCTAGTGCATTCTTGGCCTAGGGTTAAGGGTGCATCTGTCAAGGTTATTAGTGACACCTATGCCTTCATTCCCCCAACGTGGATCCCTAAACTCCTGTCTTTGGCCGTCTCCGATGCTGGAAAATATCCTTAA